In Candidatus Methylomirabilota bacterium, the DNA window CGCACGTGCTCGTGGGTGAGCGCGTTCCGCACCGTATTGGCGATTCGCGAGGACCAGCGCTTGACGAGCGTGTCGTCGCGGCGGATGCGCGACCCCATGGCGGCATCGGCGCCCTCGAGCGCGGCGACGAGACGGGGAATGTCGGCCGGGTTGCTCTGGAGATCGCTGTCGAGCGTCACGAAGATGGGGGAGGTCACGCGCTGGTACCCCGCGTCGAGGGCGGCGGTGAGCCCGGCGTGCCGGGCCAGCCGGACGTACCGCACCCGCGGGTCCTTCTCGGCGAGCGCGCGGAGCCAGGCGCCGCTCCCGTCGGTGCTGGCATCGTCGACGAAGACCACCTCAACGCGGCTCCAGTGGGCGTCCAGCACCGTGGAGAGCTCGTCCCAGAGCACGGGCAAGCTCTCCACCTCGTTGAAGACCGGCAGCACCACCTGCAGCTCGAGCGGATCGAGCGTCACCGGCAGGGCCCCACCATCACGACCGACCGCGTGCCGCGCCCAGCCTGACCCATCACGCACCAGCTGCGGTGCGCGTGCGGACGCAGCTCATGCCACGTGGACGGGCGCAGGAGCAAGTTGCCGCTGGCCGGATAGTCGAGGGTCGCGCGAATGACGTTGACCTTCGCCACCTCTTGCACGGGGTGATCGAGGTAGAAGTCGAACGCGAGATTGGCGTCGGGGAAGCCCAGGATCGGCACGTCCTTCTCGA includes these proteins:
- a CDS encoding glycosyltransferase family 2 protein, which codes for MTLDPLELQVVLPVFNEVESLPVLWDELSTVLDAHWSRVEVVFVDDASTDGSGAWLRALAEKDPRVRYVRLARHAGLTAALDAGYQRVTSPIFVTLDSDLQSNPADIPRLVAALEGADAAMGSRIRRDDTLVKRWSSRIANTVRNALTHEHVRDSACTLRAFRRECRTALLPYNGMHRFVPTLLRMAGYRVSEVPVVHRARRFGASKFGLGRASRGFHDLLVVRWMQRRALRYTIDRDA